A portion of the Plasmodium gaboni strain SY75 chromosome 5, whole genome shotgun sequence genome contains these proteins:
- a CDS encoding hypothetical protein (conserved Plasmodium protein, unknown function~part of same gene as PGSY75_0515400B~gap found within coding sequence) has translation MSSLKKKKQDILWNKKWRNLIQQKAIKEEMNKQLKASLEKQKQEEEEKECTFKPQTLWNQSFKKTISFVDEFFVKLKPYIEQQQ, from the exons ATGAGTTCTCTtaa AAAAAAGAAGCAAGATATACTATGGAATAAAAAATGGAGAAAC CTAATACAACAGAAGGCTATTAAAGAAGAAATGAATAAACAACTTAAGGCCTCTTTAGAAAAACa gaaacaagaagaagaagaaaaggAATGCACATTCAAACCTCAAACCTTATGGAATCAGAGTTTTAAAAAAACCATCTCTTTTGTCGATGAATTTTTTGTTAAACTTAAACCATACATAGAACAACAGCAAG
- a CDS encoding rhomboid protease ROM9 gives MVWRRRKSFISPGSVRNFHFYITKNLVEKSKDKKKIFDFRGNRKFNNYTFNNYIFNNYIFNNRENDKIKKNLCNYYLNERTFCRYSEENIINKKKKKEKIYFMNKDERIGQINIFSLPSWLRLKYDILEIYKKKNIYNIMMRKYLNNIYIYYNYLKNRYLKIYNIYSNNNKYVFIKIKENIFCQLTKTFINVSIYKNFLLNNNILRRKLKWTDMKEYLENIRFNYNKMNIFLFQKISSLYYKNKSNIYINTNIIYYKNMFLFYYKTSPVTYTLILLHIFVYLLWNIAQPSRNTYNYNYINNFHNNNNNRNNKNIYTNPLLSTDTMYKYFSCSLKNLREKKLYTLVTNLISHNTIESFLLNTISLYYIGTALERIIQSKNFFITYLISGILSSYIQILYHKNNYNNIYVFGASGSVSSILTTYTFMYPFQNIYLYGILALPLALFSSLYFLNEIYCVLSDRQDNTGHIAHLTGMGLGFIYYYFFIKKGRLLR, from the exons atGGTGTGGAGGAGAAGGAAGAGTTTTATTTCTCCTGGATCAGTCAGgaattttcatttttatattactaAAAATTTGGTAGAGAAATcaaaagataaaaaaaaaatatttgacTTTAGAGGGAACagaaaatttaataattatacatttaataattatatatttaataattatatatttaataatagagaaaatgataaaattaaaaagaatctttgtaattattatttgaatgAAAGAACATTTTGTAGATATTcagaagaaaatataattaacaaaaaaaagaaaaaagaaaaaatctattttatgaataaaGATGAAAGAATTGgacaaataaatattttctcCTTACCATCTTGGTTAAGACTGAAATATGATATCttagaaatatataaaaaaaaaaatatttataatattatgatgagaaaatatttgaataatatatatatatattataattatttaaaaaatagatatttaaaaatatataacatatatagtaataataataaatatgtatttataaaaattaaggaaaatatattttgcCAGCTTACAAAGActtttataaatgtaagtatttataaaaattttttattaaataataatattttaagaagaaaattaaaatgGACAGATATGAAAGAATATTTAGAGAATATTCgatttaattataataaaatgaatatttttttatttcaaaaaatatcttctttatattataaaaacaaatcaaatatatatataaatacaaatataatatattataaaaatatgtttttattttattataaaacatCACCAGTAACATATactttaattttattacatatatttgtatatttattgtgGAATATTGCACAGCCTTCAAgaaatacatataattataattatataaataacttccataataataataataatagaaataataaaaatatatatacaaatcCATTATTAAGTACAGATACaatgtataaatatttctcttgtagtttaaaaaatttaagagaaaaaaaattatatacacTAGTTACAAATCTAATAAGTCATAATACTATAgaatcatttttattaaatacaatatctttatattatataggAACAGCTTTAGAAAGAATTATTCAATCTAAAaacttttttataacttATTTAATAAGTGGGATTctttcatcatatatacaaatattatatcataaaaataattataataatatttatgtcTTTGGAGCTAGCGGAAGTGTAAGTTCAATATTAACAACATATACTTTTATGTACCcttttcaaaatatttactTATATGGAATATTAGCCCTACCCCtg GCATTATTTTCAAGTTTATACTTCCTTAACGAAATATATTGTGTCCTTTCGGACAGGCAAGATAACACTG GCCATATTGCTCACTTGACAGGCATGGGACTTGGCTTCATTTActattatttctttattaaaaaGGGAAGATTACTACGATAa
- a CDS encoding hypothetical protein (conserved Plasmodium protein, unknown function): protein MIFLSFLNQCEEKKKESYDLLKDNSNINPDVKIVESKYINCEINNKKREWSKNKLNKELRKWNHDIICSKQYQFNPFKQSCDKNFYFLKEGQKYYTSNQKFQKRDYNLIFQNLRNSPSIHIAACGIFMTIIIGLLNFKNKKINKINK from the exons atgatatttttgtcatttttaaatcagtgtgaagagaaaaaaaaagaaagttacgatttattaaaagataatagtaatataaatcCAGATGTTAAAATTGTTGAATcgaaatatataaactgtgaaataaataataaaaaaagggAATGGTCCAAAAATAAGttaaataaagaattaaGAAAATGGAATCATGATATTATCTGTTCAAAGCAGTATCAGTTTAATCCATTCAAGCAATCATGTGACaagaatttttattttttaaaagaagGACAGAAATATTATACCTCCAATCAAAAATT tcAGAAGAGAgattataatttaatatttcaaaatttAAGGAACTCTCCTTCTATTCATATAGCCGCATGTGGGATTTTTATGACAATCATTATAGGcttattaaattttaaaaataaaaaaataaataaaataaataaataa
- a CDS encoding phosphatidylinositol 3-kinase: MKIRYDDKFCSTKDLNYFFNLKLGFFVCYKNHNDNYSFKNNIVQKNETILFFKKKKKFMYVRKKKKRKKKKKKIRIHTLQEYNKYNSNIECNELFNKKSEKNKNQKKHVYNTQHTNQNGRSNEYDYDDINDDSYISYVNKNNFFRISSYLILNNEFFGYPLQYVCESEGRSRNHKHDKTDKCDRDMNDKGDNNMNDKCDNNINDKCDNNINDKCDSHISDKCDSHMNDQSRKKKKLNKLYKTILTKKKKKKMNHNLCIINKRYKYPIKYCQLNSGAFVFFIIKNVGVNKITYYSYCKLFSKDGILNQGIQICKLYHVSKKKKIKQIIFEALKNKIAFLYDNNPHNINKKIYKYLKKNCAYHDLIELFNFKRHKQRDKKDKKLNMKKKNLEMHKMKWHYYKKYKNKMETYTNKKNNKKNNNNNNNCYNCSKVNYCDDALDSYYNNKDYKYEPSKEHTYIKILENKKEEHHIEDTHLNYNNLEDQNFYEELYKCKYIEKYISSINYFLLKKRRKFNKYMQQVLNINNINNNNNNNNNNNSHYYYNDDNIFSGGNSYKGEEYHIPHIRNNNTNMEFIKKRINNINIKDNIRNNKIYKYFNKNKFKCSKYYSFKNYNVCKNIIEKYKLYNFLKKKKIEGYMILNFLHFNKELIYYNEHTRDMSTLHDNIFDKICNDENANENENINANINANINVNINVNINVNNNNIFNNNNICNNNYDWFFNSFDYVGNLEESLKCFNEYKKKDKIKRKKKKKKKNLFSKEHIIKDNKKESKLNNLPFFLFNHLKNKKMINTTTQRNNIKDEDYDQNFNMINKKFATNGDDNFISNFYDNYKLSKSLNTHDEEIYKGEHKKVYIWNKKIIKMKERKYIQMDYKWNSKRDKNKYIIKIYKKNKYIKIYKKNKYIKIYKKNNYVKIYKKNKYIKIYKNKYDKRDYRKFLYLNKNIKNGDVKKYKSYHESDTLKYNKIIRRNMFSIKEECEKKKKNLKSEKKLNDIFEHISRYTNRISKNINITNKNRYDDYPFDFLSKDKIEYISMLCPTINEIKTLNSILTIPLIKMNEYEKNCIWRFRFQLLNRKETLGKFLKCINWNNKEEEEEAIILLNKWAKPNLENCIELFYSHLHHYIIKKYIIDIIKNSKKEQVKLYLFQLVQSLRTFNYQHIDNLFINTLINKCIKSKKLSIYFHWFLLSEAKDKIKGKLYLHIHKLFINKLMTSNNKKNKIILDILKIQNRFRNQLLYLTKIAKNKTDRIQNKTKKVRHFLFYYRTNYGYINIKEFIKNNIFISDNNVYDFLHMCKKKNTKCVSNPIGVHQIGNETIKCKMSGLSKLIDQKNIYGDKKNIYGDKKNIYCDNKKKIYCDNNNNNNHISYNDHLNNLSYEHLNEDTYDNKKNKKIYNKDISNSIYYLDNDLTINYDIENDLYFFQYKKSWNAKLASLDVCNDSNDTINYIDDSKNVKIERNRDNSFFSNFLQFNDNLDFFLNSTYSDEDNNYEILDDSINIVSKQKIKKIKTPLILPIDPNIELLSFLPEQSYVLRSSLYPIVIAFLVRKKIKLYNENYNNLIINNHTFFKNNQKKTNIITNLSYIQSNNETYNNYYNSQFILTLQNTFENAKDFNYHSKFLKCVNNNIFYKNKKIEKIKNNQNIQNNQNIQNIQNIQNNQYIQNIQNIQNNQNIEKIEKIEKIDYIENIKTNRTTQKFSFSNNSNLDDHVNGNTNNHSVNNKEGDYTYNEDRPSRLSNSCLNDNNMSSYNNNNICSSDTCPFGGKKYKDEKNMFPKKNNNKEKKKYNEIYELSIKKYIYKAGDDLRQDHLVIQIIYVIDNIWKRYGLDLKMTLYRVLALSTDDGFIEFVDYAESISSIKKNYKGEIRQYFIDNSTCSTSPLGFDIEILQNFISSCAGYSVITYILGIGDRHLDNLMVTKDGRFFHIDFGYIFGEDPKPFSPPMKLCKEMIEAMGGAHSIGYEQFLKKCCLAYKYLRYHSQLIISLLDAMCDAGLKDMKMSPELCVLKVQEKFRLDLNDEAAEIYFLSVINASVKTLFPVVVDKLHEWALNWK, from the coding sequence atgaaaataagATATGATGACAAGTTCTGCAGCACAAAAGACCTAAACtacttttttaatttaaaattaggtttttttgtttgttataaaaatcataatgataattattcgtttaaaaataatatcgtacaaaaaaatgagactatattatttttcaagaaaaaaaaaaaattcatgtatgtcagaaaaaaaaaaaaaaggaaaaaaaaaaaaaaaaaaatccGCATCCATACTTTAcaagaatataataaatataattcaaatataGAATGTAATGAACTATTCAATAAAAAAtcagaaaaaaataaaaaccAAAAGAAACATGTATATAATACTCAGCATACAAATCAAAATGGAAGATCCAATGAATATGattatgatgatattaATGATGATTCTTATATTAGTTATgtaaacaaaaataatttttttagaATATCGTCTTATTTgatattaaataatgaatttTTTGGATATCCCCTTCAATATGTATGTGAATCTGAAGGGAGAAGTAGGAACCATAAACATGATAAGACTGACAAATGTGATAGGGATATGAATGACAAAggtgataataatatgaatgacaaatgtgataataatattaatgacaaatgtgataataatattaatgacAAATGTGATAGTCATATTAGTGACAAATGTGATAGTCATATGAATGACCAAAGTaggaaaaagaaaaaactTAATAAGCTATATAAAACCatattaacaaaaaaaaaaaaaaaaaaaatgaaccATAATTTATgcattataaataaaagatacAAGTATCCTATAAAATATTGTCAATTAAATTCTGGAGCgtttgtattttttataattaaaaatgtaggtgtgaataaaataacatattattcttattgtaaattattttcaaaagATGGTATTTTAAATCAAGGAATTCAAATATGCAAACTTTATCATGTgagtaaaaaaaaaaaaattaaacaaattatttttgaagccttgaaaaataaaatagcttttttatatgataacAATCCACATAATatcaataaaaaaatttacaaatatttaaaaaaaaattgtgCTTATCACGATCTTAtagaattatttaattttaagCGGCACAAACAAAGAGATAAAAAGgacaaaaaattaaatatgaaaaaaaaaaacttgGAAATGCACAAAATGAAATGGCACtattataagaaatataaaaataaaatggaaacttatacaaataaaaaaaataataaaaaaaataataataataataataattgttATAATTGTAGTAAGGTTAATTATTGTGATGATGCACTTgattcatattataataataaagattATAAGTATGAACCATCCAAGGAGCATACATATATCAAGATActtgaaaataaaaaagagGAGCATCACATAGAAGATACACATCtgaattataataatctGGAAGATCAAAACTTTTAtgaagaattatataaatgtaaatatattgaaaaatatatatcctctataaattattttttattgaaGAAACGTagaaaatttaataaatatatgcaacaagtattaaatattaacaatattaacaataataataataataataataataataattctcattattattataatgatgataatatttttagtGGGGGTAACTCTTATAAGGGGGAAGAATATCATATACCCCATATAAggaataataatacaaatatggaatttattaagaaaagaataaataacataaatattaaagacaatattagaaataataaaatttacaaatattttaataaaaataaattcaaatgtagtaaatattattcttttaaaaattataatgtatgtaaaaatattatagaaaaatataaactttataattttttaaaaaaaaaaaaaattgaagGATATATGATTTTGAATTTCCttcattttaataaagaattaatatattataatgaacATACAAGAGATATGTCTACATTAcatgataatatatttgataaaatttgcaatgatgaaaatgcaaatgaaaatgaaaatataaatgcAAATATAAATGCAAATATAAATGTCAATATAAATGTCAATATAAATGtcaataataataatatttttaataataataatatttgtaataataattatgacTGGTTTTTTAATTCCTTCGATTATGTAGGTAATCTAGAGGAATCGTTAAAATGTTTCAATgaatacaaaaaaaaagataaaattaaaagaaaaaaaaaaaaaaaaaaaaaaaatttattttctaaggaacatattataaaagataacaaaaaagaatccaaattaaataatcttcctttttttttatttaatcatttaaaaaataaaaaaatgattaaCACAACAACACAgagaaataatataaaagatgaGGATTATGATCAGAACTTTAATATgattaataaaaaatttgCAACAAATGGAGatgataattttatatcaaatttttatgataattataaattaagCAAGTCATTAAATACACATgatgaagaaatatataaaggaGAACATAAAAAGGTGTATATAtggaataaaaaaattataaaaatgaaggaacgaaaatatattcaaatgGATTATAAATGGAACAGTAAAAGggataaaaataaatatataataaaaatatataaaaaaaataaatatataaaaatatataaaaaaaataaatatataaaaatatataaaaaaaataactatgtaaaaatatataaaaaaaataaatatataaaaatatataaaaataaatatgacAAAAGAGATTATAGAaagtttttatatttaaataagaatattaaaaatggagatgtaaaaaaatacaaatcATATCATGAGAGTGACactttaaaatataataagatTATAAGAAGGAATATGTTTTCTATTAAGGAAGAATGtgaaaaaaagaaaaaaaatttgaaaagtgaaaaaaaattgaatgATATCTTTGAACATATAAGTAGATATACAAATCGTATtagtaaaaatataaatataacaaataagAATAGATATGATGATTATCCTTTCGattttttatcaaaagataagattgaatatatatcaatGTTATGTCCAActataaatgaaataaaaacGTTGAATAGTATTCTTACTATTCCacttataaaaatgaatgaaTATGAAAAGAATTGTATATGGAGATTTAGATTTCAATTATTAAATAGAAAAGAAACATTAGgaaaatttttaaaatgtattaattggaataataaagaagaagaagaagaagctattatattattaaataagTGGGCAAAACCAAATTTAGAGAATTGTAtagaattattttattctcatttacatcattatataattaaaaaatatattatagatataataaaaaatagtaaaaaagaacaagtcaaattatatttatttcaatTAGTTCAGAGTTTAAGAACGTTTAATTATCAACATATagataatttatttattaatacattaataaacaaatgtattaaatcaaaaaaactatctatatattttcattgGTTTTTATTAAGTGAAGcaaaagataaaataaaaggtaaattatatttacatatacataaattatttattaataaattaatgacatctaataataaaaaaaataaaattattctagatatattaaaaattcaAAATAGATTTCGTAATCAATTATTATACCTCACTAAAATAgctaaaaataaaacagacagaatacaaaataaaacaaaaaaagtaagacattttttattttattatagAACAAATTAtggatatataaatattaaagaatttataaaaaataatatttttatatctgATAATAATGTCTATGATTTTTTGCATATgtgtaaaaaaaaaaatacaaaatgtGTGAGTAATCCTATTGGGGTTCATCAAATTGGAAACGAAACGATTAAGTGTAAGATGAGTGGTCTATCTAAATTGATAgatcaaaaaaatatatatggtgataaaaaaaatatatatggtgataaaaaaaatatatattgtgataataaaaaaaaaatatattgtgataataataataataataatcatatcAGCTATAATGACCATCTGaataatttatcatatGAACACCTTAATGAAGACacatatgataataaaaagaataaaaaaatatataataaagatatatctaattctatatattatttagaCAATGATCTTACAataaattatgatatagaaaatgatttatatttttttcaatataaaaaaagttGGAATGCTAAATTAGCAAGTTTAGATGTATGTAATGATTCTAATGATACGATTAATTATATTGATGATTCTAAGAATGTAAAGATAGAACGTAATAGAgataattcttttttttcaaattttttacaatttaatgataatttagatttttttttaaattctaCATATAGtgatgaagataataattatgaaatTTTAGATGAttctataaatattgtttctaaacaaaaaataaaaaaaattaaaacacCTTTAATATTACCTATAGATCCTAATAttgaattattatctttCTTACCTGAACAATCATATGTATTACGTTCTTCTTTATATCCAATAGTTATTGCTTTCTTGGTTcgaaaaaaaattaaattatataatgaaaattataacaatttaataattaataatcatacattctttaaaaataatcaaaaaaaaacaaatataataacaaattTATCCTATATTCAGTCAAACAATGAgacatataataattattacaACTCTCAATTTATTCTAACCTTACAAAATACTTTTGAGAATGCAAAAGATTTTAATTATCATTCTAAATTCTTGAAATgtgtaaataataatattttttataaaaacaaaaaaattgaaaaaattaaaaataatcaaaatattcaaaataatcaaaatattcaaaatattcaaaatattcaaaataatcaatatattcaaaatattcaaaatattcaaaataatcaaaatattgaaaaaattgaaaaaattgaaaaaattgattatattgaaaatataaaaacaaatagAACAACTCAgaaattttctttttcaaataattcCAATCTAGATGATCATGTCAATGGTAATACGAATAACCACTctgttaataataaagagGGTGATTACACATATAATGAAGACAGACCATCACGTCTTAGTAATTCATgtttaaatgataataatatgtcttcatataataataataatatttgttCAAGTGATACTTGCCCTTTTGGAGGTAAAAAGTataaagatgaaaaaaatatgtttccaaaaaagaataataataaagaaaaaaaaaaatataacgaaatatatgaattgtctataaaaaaatatatctataaaGCAGGTGATGATTTAAGACAAGATCACTTAGTcatacaaataatatatgttattgataatatatgGAAACGATATGGTTTGGATTTGAAAATGACATTATATAGAGTATTAGCTTTATCAACAGATGATGGTTTTATAGAATTTGTTGATTATGCTGAATCAATATCatcaattaaaaaaaattataaaggAGAAATCAGACAATATTTTATAGATAATAGTACATGCTCTACTTCACCTTTAGGGTTTgatatagaaatattacaaaattttatatctaGCTGTGCAGGTTATAGTgttattacatatatattaggTATAGGTGATAGACATTTAGATAATTTAATGGTAACAAAAGATGGACGATTTTTTCATATAGACTttggatatatatttggAGAAGACCCTAAACCTTTCTCGCCACCCATGAAATTATGTAAAGAAATGATTGAAGCTATGGGAGGAGCTCATAGTATAGGGTATGAacaatttttaaaaaaatgttgTCTAGcctataaatatttaagaTATCATTCACAATTAATTATAAGTTTATTAGATGCTATGTGTGATGCAGGATTAAAAGATATGAAAATGAGTCCAGAGTTATGTGTCTTAAAAGTTCAAGAAAAATTTAGACTTGATCTAAACGATGAAGCAGCagaaatttattttcttagTGTTATCAATGCATCCGTTAAAACATTATTTCCAGTTGTTGTAGATAAATTACATGAATGGGCACTCAACTGGAAATGA
- a CDS encoding hypothetical protein (conserved Plasmodium protein, unknown function~part of same gene as PGSY75_0515400A~gap found within coding sequence), giving the protein EELRVMLSKAVDKEIMETIIEGYKGVRTRGINKVKREKLDILSKMIKLEREYNCFMARENVDKKDLEECGFDCDLAAKLRNDILKDSLCPNSLRDFAKIRQEINQVLEEELKLRERESESAIVRENKHEKGNEKEYIKRYDDEYEDKYDHNCDRYDINKINNYLYNDSHSYMTKENVIKQNKEISRNQHISKDAQINNIDKNHISNTNKEKGKLNEKINNDSREEKIIKENNHNNQNNHNNHNNHNNHNNINNGNSKNNLERTHIENKDCKKNSNMINIQKNYNNANQNQNISTTNNNIKCNKNENKKGEFTNLYNIVKKEFEISDNYNEEKSIQNNHNKNIYLNNNYMKILKNEEANKYISSLKKDVNSLNVIILNNNKHSNEQNKNISSSIHNENINENFNENRENYVHEQKKKNYNKKHIYNIINEKNNLNNSGNSEQKNIYTKNKNMIKNFKYDNINERMIEKDDGVYSMYENYKNNNPNNRIIYSEVKLENKNTRYVDKNIYNVKNGDKFYDIYRRNNDKDIINNNNINESEKSYHYNNKLYNIKDDHVIYDNKQFYYTKDNLIIQIKKHH; this is encoded by the coding sequence GAAGAATTGAGGGTCATGTTATCAAAAGCAGTTGACAAAGAAATTATGGAAACGATAATAGAAGGATATAAAGGGGTACGTACTAGAGGTATAAACAAAGTAAAAAGAGAAAAACTAGATATACTTTCTAAAATGATCAAACTAGAAAGAGAATATAACTGTTTTATGGCTAGAGAAAATGTAGATAAAAAGGATTTAGAAGAATGTGGATTTGATTGTGATTTAGCTGCTAAATTGAGAAAcgatattttaaaagattCCTTATGTCCTAACTCACTTCGTGATTTTGCTAAAATTAGACAAGAAATAAATCAAGTATTAGAAGAAGAATTAAAACTAAGGGAGAGGGAGAGTGAAAGCGCAATCGTAAGAGAAAACAAACATGAAAAAGGAAATgaaaaggaatatataaaaagatatgATGATGAATATGAAGATAAATATGACCATAATTGTGATAGATATgatataaacaaaataaataattatctATACAATGATTCACATTCTTATATGACAAAAgaaaatgttataaaacaaaataaagaaatttCAAGAAATCAACATATATCTAAGGATGCCCAAATAAACAACATAGACAAGAATCATATAAGTAATACAAATAAAGAGAAGGgaaaattaaatgaaaagataaataatgatagcagagaagaaaaaattattaaagaaaataatcataataatcaaaataatcataataatcataataatcataataatcataataatattaataatggTAATAGTAAGAATAACCTGGAACGTACCCATATTGAAAACAAAGATTGTAAGAAAAACTCCAATATGattaatatacaaaaaaattataacaatGCTAATCAGAACCAAAATATATCAActacaaataataatataaaatgtaataagaatgaaaataaaaaaggagAATTTACAAatctttataatattgttaAAAAAGAATTCGAAATAAgtgataattataatgaagaaaaaagtattcaaaataatcacaataaaaatatttatttaaataataattatatgaaaatattaaaaaatgaagaagctaataaatatatatcttctttaaaaaaagatgttaattcattaaatgttatcatattaaataataataaacattccaatgaacaaaataaaaatatatcttcttctattcataatgaaaatattaatgaaaattttaatgaaaataGGGAAAATTATGTAcatgaacaaaaaaaaaaaaattataataaaaaacatatatataatattattaatgaaaaaaacAACCTGAACAATTCAGGTAATTctgaacaaaaaaatatatatacaaaaaataaaaatatgattaaaaattttaagtatgataatattaacgAAAGAATGATTGAAAAAGATGATGGTGTATATAGTATGtatgaaaattataaaaataacaatcCAAACAatagaataatatattctgAAGTAAAATTagagaataaaaatactCGTTATgtagataaaaatatatataatgtaaaaaatggagataaattttatgatatatataggAGAAATAATGACAAAGacattattaataataataatataaatgaaagTGAGAAAtcatatcattataataataaactttataatattaaagatGATCATGTCATTTATGATAACAaacaattttattatacaaaggacaatttaattatacaaataaaaaaacacCATTAA